A genomic stretch from Methanomassiliicoccales archaeon includes:
- a CDS encoding PAS domain S-box protein, with protein MKLGKIRKRTLILTIAVISGFFLVLYAVSSAILTQSFAHLERREVTESLERLENVISREQSNLESIAIDWSMWNDTYRFIQDRNEEYVASNLLAETFVSLDINIIVFLNLSGSAVYTNVYSTDTYDDIQFPEDIMAHLAPEGLIFRSNQEENRVTGFLNLESGTLLIAACPILKSNGEGPPMGTLLMGRWLDDAMLRFMENATSLTLSYRTSEELQGYLELGETEFSELNSTGMTILPLSGEIVAGYLSVKDIYGNNALIFRAELPRHIFQQGQITLLYILSSFAVVSLMLGILTIDLLESRIISRLNNLEKEVVGIASSKNPSGRVSVNGDDEISSLATNINRMIESLEHARAYLEESEQRYRAIVEQQTENICRFTPDFVITFANDAFCRYLNRNREAIIGESFLSLIPDDYKQTLITSSRSLSPDHPTVAYDHPVTTPNGIRWMRSAQTGIFDQNGVVVEYQLVGRDVTEEKRIESELQKYREHLEDLVRERTKELEIINKELQSEIAERKRIEKDLVESEKRYRSVVEDQTELIVRHRPDGTIAFVNPAFCKFFGKEERELIGTPFLQRIANKDRELLGNSIGKLSPSLPVTSSEVEVLDHRGERAWILWTHRGIFDDDGRLIEIQSVGLNITDRIKLMNEVIKIQKLESIGMLAGGIAHEFNNLFTAILSNIALAKLNMPENTVAYQRLTATERSIWTARNLTQQLLTFSKGGEPIKEVTEVKEIIEGALKLVPVNPSVEYDLAIDDNVSPVDVDKGQMMQVLANIIMNAHEAMPGGGKITITARNSDYNLDNSTFAIQSQYVIVSVVDSGIGIPPENLSRIFDPFFTTKTHGKGLGLSVAHSVVKKHGGHIEVESEIGKGTVFRIYLPAANNKKIETKTMEQVETPASTKALRILLMDDEEDILEVISEMLKQAGYEVDCSKEGRETIEKYKRAIKEGKPFDIVIMDLIVREGMSGKEAMKELLEIDPNVKAIVSSGYSNDPVMAEYGRFGFSGVLPKPYSMKELIDAVNKITAEKMNKGKATNEDA; from the coding sequence ATGAAATTGGGAAAGATCAGAAAAAGAACGCTGATTTTGACAATCGCGGTCATTTCGGGCTTCTTTCTCGTCCTTTATGCAGTGTCCTCAGCAATTTTAACCCAGAGCTTCGCGCACCTTGAAAGAAGGGAAGTGACCGAGAGTCTTGAGCGACTAGAAAATGTCATTTCTAGAGAGCAATCAAACCTTGAATCGATAGCGATCGACTGGTCGATGTGGAATGACACGTACCGATTCATTCAGGATCGGAACGAGGAATATGTCGCCTCAAACTTGTTGGCTGAGACCTTTGTGTCACTTGACATTAACATTATAGTTTTTCTCAATCTCTCGGGGAGCGCTGTCTACACCAATGTTTATTCCACCGATACTTACGATGATATTCAATTTCCCGAGGACATTATGGCACATCTGGCTCCAGAGGGGTTGATCTTCAGATCAAATCAAGAGGAGAATAGGGTTACTGGCTTTCTCAACTTAGAATCTGGAACGCTTTTGATTGCCGCGTGCCCGATCCTCAAAAGCAATGGGGAAGGACCTCCAATGGGAACTTTATTGATGGGGCGCTGGCTTGACGATGCGATGTTACGCTTCATGGAAAATGCCACATCCCTCACGCTTTCATATCGCACTTCAGAAGAATTGCAAGGGTATCTAGAACTCGGCGAAACGGAGTTTTCTGAATTGAACAGTACAGGTATGACGATTTTGCCGCTGAGCGGAGAAATCGTCGCGGGCTATCTTTCCGTAAAGGACATTTACGGGAACAACGCACTCATATTCAGAGCGGAACTTCCTCGACACATATTCCAACAGGGACAAATCACCCTATTATATATACTCAGCTCCTTTGCCGTTGTCAGCCTAATGCTTGGGATCTTGACGATCGATCTGCTCGAAAGCCGTATTATTTCGAGATTGAATAATTTAGAAAAGGAAGTTGTTGGCATCGCATCATCAAAGAATCCGTCTGGGCGCGTCTCCGTGAATGGTGACGACGAGATTTCCTCGCTTGCGACGAACATCAATCGAATGATCGAATCTCTTGAACACGCACGCGCTTATCTCGAAGAAAGTGAGCAACGATACAGGGCGATTGTTGAACAACAGACTGAAAACATCTGCCGGTTCACACCAGACTTTGTAATCACTTTCGCAAACGACGCATTTTGCAGATATTTGAATAGGAACCGGGAGGCTATTATAGGGGAATCATTTCTTTCGCTCATACCTGATGATTACAAGCAGACCCTGATCACATCTTCCAGATCTCTTTCACCTGATCATCCAACCGTTGCTTATGATCATCCTGTCACTACCCCAAACGGTATAAGATGGATGCGATCGGCACAGACGGGCATTTTTGACCAAAATGGCGTGGTGGTCGAATATCAGCTCGTTGGCAGAGACGTTACGGAGGAGAAGAGAATCGAATCAGAATTGCAGAAATATCGCGAACATCTCGAAGATTTAGTGAGAGAAAGAACAAAAGAACTCGAAATAATCAACAAGGAGCTACAGTCGGAAATTGCTGAAAGGAAAAGAATTGAGAAAGACCTGGTCGAAAGCGAAAAACGTTATCGAAGCGTTGTGGAAGACCAGACTGAGCTCATTGTTCGACATCGACCCGATGGCACGATCGCTTTTGTGAATCCAGCTTTCTGCAAGTTTTTCGGAAAAGAGGAAAGAGAGCTCATCGGAACTCCATTTCTTCAAAGAATCGCTAATAAGGACAGAGAATTGCTTGGAAATTCAATCGGCAAGCTCTCGCCGAGCCTTCCCGTGACTTCGAGTGAAGTCGAAGTTCTCGATCACAGAGGTGAAAGAGCTTGGATACTGTGGACACACAGAGGGATATTCGATGATGATGGCCGTTTGATAGAGATCCAGAGTGTGGGTCTCAATATTACGGATCGGATCAAGTTAATGAACGAGGTCATCAAAATCCAGAAACTGGAGTCGATCGGCATGCTTGCGGGCGGTATCGCCCACGAATTTAACAATCTCTTCACAGCGATCTTGAGCAATATTGCACTGGCAAAATTGAATATGCCAGAGAATACAGTCGCATACCAGAGACTTACAGCGACTGAAAGAAGTATCTGGACAGCCAGAAATCTCACGCAGCAACTACTCACTTTCTCGAAGGGCGGCGAGCCGATCAAGGAGGTCACCGAGGTTAAGGAAATTATCGAAGGCGCACTGAAACTCGTCCCTGTGAACCCAAGTGTCGAATATGATCTCGCCATCGATGATAATGTCAGTCCCGTCGATGTCGATAAAGGCCAGATGATGCAGGTTCTCGCGAACATTATCATGAATGCACATGAAGCGATGCCTGGTGGAGGGAAGATCACGATCACCGCGAGGAACAGCGATTATAATCTAGACAATTCAACATTCGCGATTCAATCTCAATACGTTATCGTATCAGTCGTGGACAGTGGAATCGGCATACCACCAGAGAACTTGTCGCGGATCTTCGATCCCTTCTTCACGACAAAGACACATGGTAAGGGGCTCGGCCTTTCAGTTGCCCACTCCGTTGTCAAAAAGCACGGTGGACACATCGAAGTTGAATCGGAAATCGGCAAAGGCACTGTTTTTCGTATTTATCTCCCAGCAGCAAACAATAAGAAGATTGAAACGAAGACCATGGAGCAAGTTGAAACTCCAGCTTCAACGAAAGCCCTCAGGATTCTATTGATGGATGATGAAGAGGATATTTTAGAAGTCATAAGCGAAATGCTCAAGCAGGCGGGGTACGAGGTCGATTGTAGCAAAGAGGGCAGAGAGACGATTGAAAAGTATAAACGGGCGATAAAAGAGGGGAAACCCTTCGATATCGTCATCATGGATCTTATCGTCAGGGAGGGGATGAGTGGGAAGGAGGCGATGAAGGAGCTCCTCGAGATTGATCCAAATGTGAAGGCGATCGTGTCGAGTGGGTATTCCAACGACCCGGTAATGGCTGAATATGGGCGCTTCGGGTTTTCGGGTGTACTGCCGAAACCCTATTCGATGAAGGAATTGATCGACGCGGTTAACAAGATCACCGCCGAGAAGATGAACAAAGGCAAAGCAACAAACGAGGACGCTTGA
- a CDS encoding MFS transporter has protein sequence MKKNEESWYYTFLPYNIAGGSTSPLIPLFVTEGLKGSLTQVGIVSAISSIASVPANILWGNLSDTTKKRRPFVLIGFGGMAFALFMMAISTTIPSYYLANFFFGLLASAAAPVGTVLVLESFGKHEWARRLGDFSKVGGIGWVAGLILGSLWLEFMPGAKESVFSLRALFLVASLLALASLFLALKWVPEPEEKLRREHIDRSISEQPIIVFEKVRYFPHRLLHVLRISTKNLNIRNFPSNLRKYYIMTFLAFTGFLTFYVGLPIYLRNYVGISNSEVFVVFLASSAVSAITYSIAGKWVARYGGKKMQAAAFAGRIVLFPSFFAVTFLPLTKEWLIIALCILHGLIGFCWANLSVAGNALVSNMSYSEFRTESLGIYNAIQGLGSITGSFIGGIVAEYFGFFATFVIASLFVLCAVIILLILDVEKGPSEQEGPHATYL, from the coding sequence ATGAAGAAGAACGAAGAGAGCTGGTACTACACATTCTTGCCATACAACATTGCAGGTGGAAGCACCTCTCCACTTATTCCCCTCTTTGTTACTGAGGGGCTCAAGGGTAGTCTAACTCAGGTGGGCATTGTCAGTGCTATTTCATCGATCGCCTCTGTTCCGGCCAATATTCTCTGGGGAAATTTGTCCGATACAACGAAAAAACGTCGCCCCTTCGTCCTCATCGGATTCGGAGGTATGGCGTTTGCATTGTTCATGATGGCGATTTCCACGACCATTCCGTCATATTATCTCGCCAACTTCTTCTTCGGTCTCCTTGCAAGTGCCGCAGCACCTGTTGGCACTGTCCTCGTTCTTGAATCGTTTGGAAAGCATGAATGGGCAAGAAGACTAGGAGATTTCAGCAAGGTTGGCGGTATCGGATGGGTCGCCGGTCTCATACTAGGTTCTTTATGGCTGGAATTCATGCCAGGGGCAAAAGAATCAGTTTTTTCCTTACGAGCGCTCTTCCTCGTCGCGAGCTTGCTCGCCCTCGCATCGTTATTCCTCGCGTTGAAATGGGTTCCTGAGCCTGAAGAGAAACTCAGAAGAGAACACATCGATAGAAGTATTTCGGAACAGCCAATCATCGTCTTCGAGAAAGTCAGATATTTTCCTCACAGGCTTCTTCATGTTCTGAGAATCAGTACAAAAAATCTCAACATACGAAATTTCCCTTCAAATCTGAGAAAGTATTACATCATGACATTTCTTGCATTCACGGGTTTTCTCACGTTCTATGTGGGTCTTCCAATTTATCTGAGAAACTATGTTGGTATTTCTAACTCAGAGGTTTTCGTCGTTTTTCTCGCAAGTTCGGCGGTCTCAGCAATCACCTACTCGATTGCCGGGAAATGGGTTGCACGTTATGGCGGGAAGAAGATGCAAGCGGCCGCCTTTGCCGGAAGGATCGTGCTTTTTCCGTCTTTCTTCGCTGTCACCTTCCTTCCTCTCACCAAAGAATGGCTAATCATCGCTCTTTGCATCCTTCACGGACTCATCGGTTTTTGCTGGGCAAACCTCAGCGTCGCGGGAAACGCGCTCGTCTCAAACATGTCGTACTCGGAATTTCGAACAGAATCTCTCGGTATCTACAATGCAATCCAAGGTCTTGGATCGATCACGGGATCGTTCATCGGGGGTATCGTAGCTGAGTATTTCGGTTTCTTTGCGACATTCGTCATCGCATCACTTTTCGTGCTGTGTGCTGTCATCATTCTGCTGATCCTCGATGTGGAAAAGGGACCGTCAGAACAAGAAGGTCCCCATGCTACTTATCTATGA
- a CDS encoding flavodoxin domain-containing protein translates to MKVLVVYDTSYGNTEKIALSICAGMKEVGLNDVTCKKADSVVIDDFKSADVWVLGSPTHVGSATGTIKKVLKSAIKTGASGKIGVAFDTRFDKATKGGTQKIQKMMERAGMKIAVPGEWFIVENMKGPLAPGEEAKAVTFGRKIAGAIRQK, encoded by the coding sequence ATGAAAGTCCTGGTCGTTTATGATACGTCGTATGGGAATACAGAAAAGATTGCTTTGTCCATATGCGCTGGCATGAAGGAAGTGGGCCTTAACGATGTAACTTGCAAGAAAGCGGACTCAGTCGTCATCGATGACTTCAAATCTGCAGATGTTTGGGTTTTAGGAAGCCCCACTCATGTTGGAAGTGCGACTGGAACGATCAAGAAAGTTTTGAAATCTGCGATTAAGACTGGCGCGTCCGGAAAGATCGGAGTGGCATTTGATACGAGATTCGACAAGGCCACGAAAGGCGGCACTCAGAAGATTCAGAAAATGATGGAACGTGCTGGAATGAAAATTGCCGTTCCAGGGGAATGGTTCATCGTCGAGAACATGAAAGGACCTCTTGCACCTGGAGAAGAGGCCAAAGCGGTTACTTTCGGACGAAAAATCGCAGGTGCGATCAGACAGAAATGA